The genomic region GATTGCAATTAAGTAGTAGTTTACACCTGGTCCTGGACTAAATTCACCAGCAAGTGGCGCATAGTTTGTCCATCCAGCAGCAGGAGATCCACCAATGATAAATGAAACGTTAAATAGTAACATACCTGCTACAAATAACCAGAAACTAACATTGTTTAATAACGGGAAAGCAACATCACGTGCACCGATTTGTAAAGGAATAATGATGTTCATTAAACCGATAACCAGTGGCATTGCCATGAAAATAATCATGATTACACCGTGAGTTGAGAAAATCTCATTATAGTGATGTGAGCTTAAGAACGGATTATCTGGTATAGCAAGTTGTAAACGAATAAGTAGTGCGTCAATACCACCACGTACAAACATTAAAACTGCGCAAATTAAGTACATAAACCCAATTTTTTTGTGGTCGACCGACGTGAACCATTCCTTATATAAATATCCCCAAAGCTTAAAGTAAGTAATGGCAGCGATGACACCAATTACTAGGAAAGGCGCACCAATTTGAGCCATTGTAATCATCCAATTACCTTTTACTAAAAGCTCATTCCATGGAAAGTCCAACATTAATGTCCACCTCCACTTTTGTGATCTTCTTGTGCATCTTCTTTAGCACCTTTTTGCATAGACTCCATTTCGTCCATCGTATGCTTTTCTTCTTTTTTGAACTCATTATCATAAGGTTCATCATTCTTTAGAAGATTGATAGCCATACCATGACGTTCGTAGTTAACATTAGTAATTTGTGGTTTACGTGCTGGTTTGTTTGGTTGATCTAACACACCTTTAGTTTCATCATAGAAGTTTGGATCTTTAGGTTCGTAATTGAAACGATCATATGCGTAGAAGATATAATCAGGATCAGCCGCTGGATCAACGAAATTCATATGTGTACCACTAAATGTCAACTCTTTGTTTTCAGTGATTGGTAAAAGTTGCTTATCAAAAGTATCTTGAGTCAATGTTGGTTTTGATTGAGCTTCTTTTACCCATTGGTCGTATTCACTTTGACTTACAGCGTCAACGTTAAATGTTTGACGAGAGAAGCCTTCACCGTTGAAGTTTGAGTTACGACCACGATATGTTCCTTCTTCATGAGCTTCATAAGTCCATTGCATTGTCATAGCAGTCATAGCATATTTTTGACCACCAAGTTGTGGGACCCAGAAACTTGTCATAGTATCCATAGATTGAAGTTTAAAGGTAACCGGACGATCAGTAGGAATTGTTAAATGATTGACCGTTTCGATTTTTTCTTCAGGATAAGCGAAGAACCATTTAAAGCCACCACTTACTGCATAAATGACGATAGGGTCATCTTCAGATTTTGGTGGTTCTTCATAAAGATACAATGATCTAACAGTAGGAATCATTAATGCAATTAAGATAACTACAGGGATGACGAACCATACTGTTTCAAGTAAAACGCTGTGATGCATTTTACCCGATTCGTTGTTTTTCGTATAACGATACTTATAAGTAAAAACAGCGAATAAAATACATACTACGACAACAATGACAACCATAAAGATAATTGAATAGATAATCAAAAATCTTGAATCATTTGCCATTGGCCCTTTTGGGTTAAGAACTTCCATGTTAGAACAGCCCGCAAGTAAAAATAGTGTTCCAACTGCAAGAAGTATAGACTTAAATTTTGACACTTTTTTGACCTCCTAATACTACAATTGTAGGGCTTATATCAATTTTAAAATAATATGTAATATTTACAAGGGGCATTTTAATATTTTATAACAACAAATTAAAGAAAACCCTTGTGACTCTAAGGATAGCAAGGGTTTTGGCGAATATAAAAAATATGTGTACATTTTGTGAAAAAGCAGGAAGTGGTTATATTAATGAAGAAATACGATTCAAAATGCTCTTATTAATGGAGTAATAAAGGGAGTTTTAAGATGTTTTATAGGGAATGTACCCATTTAAGAATGAATGATTAAGATGTATACTTCAAATGTAAGTTTGAAAAGATAGGTGAGAAAATCAGTGGACAATTGTATTTCTGGTAGTACTGAAAACCATATACTTTAATAACCATTATTTGGATATAAAGTAATTGATTGTTCACAACTACCAAAAATACAATAATTAAGAGGTTTCAAAGTCCGATTTGAATTGATAATAGGACTAGAACATGATTTAAGCATTAGTATTAAAAAGCTGAATCCGAAAGAGAATCAACAACTTTGATTGTACGCTGAGATTTTTGCATAGCCCCATTTGAATCGGTAACTTGATACTCAAGTTCATATACACCTTGTTTGGAAGTATCAACATATCCATTGACTTTTATCTTATCAGTAAGATCACCATCTTCTTTATCATATGCTGACACGCCTTCAAGTGGATTGCATGTTTGTCCTACTTGTAATACGGTGTAGTCAGGACCTTTAATTGAAGGAATGGTGTTAGTCGTAGCTTCGGCACTAAGGTTAGGTGTAACAAGTGTGGCAGAAACACCGATAGCTGATAAAGATTGAAGTAGTTTTTTCATAGGATTATTTATCCTCCATTCTATGTATCATCAATAATGATTATATATTGAATGCATATGAAAAAAATCATTCGTAAGACCTATAAACTTTAAAAATTTTGTAAATGTATGTATTATTTTATAACTTGTTTAAAAAATCAGGTGAAGCTTTTAATAAAGTTGTAAGATGGTATACGAACAATTATACGGGAGTGATTGTATGTTAACTCAAGAAGAAAAACAAATCATTTTAGAAACAGTTCCAGTATTAAAAGAAAAAGGGACAGAAATTACTTCAAAGTTCTACAATAGAATGTTCACACAACACCCTGAATTACGTAATATGTTTAACCAAACAAATCAAAAGAAAGGATTCCAATCAACTGCTTTAGCACAATCTGTTTTAGCGGCAGCAGTTAATATTGAAGATTTTGCACCAATCATCCCTATTGTTAAGGAGATTGGATATAAACACTGTGCTTTAGATGTACGTGAAGCACATTATCCAATTGTTGGTGAGAACTTACTTTTAGCAATTCAAGAAGTTGTCGGTATTGAAGCGGATCATCCAATTATTCAAGCGTGGGCGAAAGCATATGGCATTATTGCAGATGCGTTTATTTCAATTGAAAAAGATATTTATGCTAATATGCTATGGCAAGGATTTAAGCCTTTCAAAGTTGAAAAAATAGAAGTAATTACCCACAATATTAAAGCATTTACAGTTACTTCTAATGCGTTTGACTTAAGTCAATATGAGGCGGGGCAATATATTACTGTAGATGTTGAAAGTGAAAAACTTCCGTATCGTGCAAAGCGTCATTACTCTATTGTTGATGGAGGAAAGGACTTTTTGACATTTGGTGTTCGTAGAGAAACAAGTGAGAATCATGAAGGGGAAGTATCAACGATTTTACATGATGAGTTTAAAGTAGGAGATATGTTAAACCTTTCGGCACCAGTCGGTGGTTTTAAAGTACAAAATCTTGATAAGCCCCAATTATTCATAGGATCAGGCGTGGGTGTCACGCCATTAGTATCAATGTACAGAAAAGCAGCTCTTGAAGGTTCAAAATCTCAATTTATCAATGTAGCGGCTACAAAAGAAGATGTAGCGTTTGATAATGTTTTACAAAAAGTGACAGATGAAAATGCAAACGCTTCATTACATGTTCATTTACGTGACCAAGAAGGATATTTAAAAGCAGATGAATTGAAAAACTATTTATCAGAAGGTACAGAGATTTATATTTGTGGTGGTACGCCATTTTTACAATCAATGATTAAAGAACTTGAAACATTAAATGTAGGTGATGAAAGCATTCATTATGAAACATTTGTGCCACGTTTAAGTGTTGAGGTGTAAAAATTGCATAACTTGTTGAAAATAGCGATGAAGCATGACTATCAAAGTTAATGCTTCATCGCTATTTTTAATAAAAATGTATTGAACTTTTCATTTAAATGATTCTCTTAAGGATACATATAATTAGTATTTTGATAGTATTAAAAGAGCAGGATTTAAATGATATGTTTTTTCTAGATATTAGAGAGTAAAAGCAAGTTTTGAATAGATTATTTAGTTTTATTAAGCTCTTTAATGACATCATCTTTAATGATTGGACCGAGTGATCTTGAGTATGAGTCGGTGATATGTTGTGAATCAAAGTAGACGAATATATTTCCTCTCACCGCTTTAAATTCATGATTAGGAGCAAAGTATTTTGTGTAATCGTAATATGCTGTTTTTTGTAATTGATCGCTTTTCCATGAACTATCATTTAAAATTTGAGAAACATCATAGGTCCAGGTTTTATTTTTTTCATATTCTTCTATTGGATTGACTTTCAATCTCGGTGTATCTCTTACAGCGAATATAGGTATATCTAAAGATTCTACAAATTTGAATTCCTCTATAAATCCTTTGGGAACTTCTTTACTATTCACATCAGATACATTAGCAGTTGTAAACACCATATCAATTGTAGAACTATTTTCCTTTATGTACTGATTGACATTTTTCATCCATGCAGTAGATAATGCGTCTTCATTGTTTGTACTGAACCTGGCGTTTGCTTTGCCAAGATGAATAATTCGTATATGTTCGTCAGATGCAAAACTTTGAAGAGCTCCTAACCAATGACTTGAATGTGAACCACCTACTAGTAATATTGTCTTTTTATAATTTTGAGTATCTCCATAAGACTTTGGTTTTACTTGACTACCTTGATATATCATAACGCCGTCAGCATATGCTTGAGATTTATCATCTTTTACATTCGTGATAGATTGAGCTGTTGCATTTGAATTTTGACTAGTGTTGTAGGCTAATGCCCCTGGAAATTTATTATTTGGAATGTCATGATGTGAAGTGCTTAATGATGAGATAAAATAAACCGAAAGTAATCCAACTATTAATAGTATATTGGCTATAAAAGGGTATAATAATTTTTTTGTAGGAAATATTTTAGAGTGTCGGATAGGTTTTTCGATAAATTGAGTCATCAACCAACTTAAAATAATAGAGAATAAAATAATGAGTATTCCGGAAAAAAATGACGGTGTGTCAGAAATTTTATACTTATAAAATGATAGAATAACCCAGTGCCAAAGATAGATACCAAATGAAATACTTCCTAAAAAGACGAGTAATTTACTTGCTAATAACTTTTCTACGCCAAATTTGGAAGGATGGTTACCTGAAATTAAAATAAATGTAGCACATAACATTGGCCATAATGAAATATAACCTGGGAACATTTTTGAAACATCAAAAAGAGCTCCAGTCAATATCAAACCAATCAAGCCCAACCAACCTAATACATTGGATAATAAAGAGCTTATTTTGAGTTTGTTTAAATTTAGACAAAGCAGTCCACCTAATGCAAATTGCCATACTCGTGCTAGAGGATTAAAATATGCAAAAGGTTGATTAACATGAGTTTGATAAATTGAGAATGTAAAAGAAATAATAAATAATAATAATAAAATTGTATTAGTTAATTTAAAACCGTTTTTAATTTCAATTTTATGACATAAATAAACAATGAGTGTAAAAATAAGAAACCATACGATATAAAATTGTCCTTGAATAGACATAGCCCAAAAATGTTCTACGGGTGTTTTCATTTGTTCTGAGTCTAGATAATTAGTATTAGAGAAAGCAAGTTGTATATTTTCGAAATAAAATAAAGATGCGAATATTTCTTTTGAAGTCTTCATTAGAATATTTCTAGGTAGTATAAAAAAAGAAAATATACTAACAAAGAATAAAACAGTTAGCACGCCTGGAAGTAATCGTTTAAGTAAATTACCGAAGTAAATGGATGGTGAAAGGTAACCATTTTTATTTACTTTCGAAATAATTGACGTCGTAATAAGAAATCCAGAAATAACGAAAAAAACATCTACGCCTCCTGAGACTCTCCCAAACCATATATGATATATTGCTACTAATAGAGCGGCAACGATACGAAGGCCTTCAATTTCTGGTCTGAAATTTTTTTCTATTGAAATAAATTGGTTTTGATACATGACAATATCTCCTGTTGTTATAGTTTTTATAATATTTGTTATTATAAAATTTAGCATACCAATATTTAAGATTTGTAAATTGATTGTAAATATTGTAAATATTACTATCACTATAAAAACCGACTTTATCTATGTTTCAGTATGTCATATTAAAATCAGGCTAGGATATCAACCCCAAAATAAATAGCGCTAAGATGATTTATAATAAAATGCGTCTTAGCGCTTCCTTTTATGATAAAACTGTGTATGGTATGACTTCACTTATGCATGTAATTATTCAGTATTATCCTTTAAAAAATATACACTTTTGTATCAATCAATTAATCACAATAAAAACTAAATGAACGAGGATTTTTATATATAAAGGTTATAACATGACGTAATTAACCTTCCCAATAGAAGCCCCTTTTTGATTCCCAATCATGATTTATCACAGCATTTAAATAATATGGTTGAAACAATACTCGAGCATGAATTCAATGAACTTAAACACCGTGTCATACGACTAAACATATCATTAAAGGCAAAACTTCGAGATTTTTCGTGAATTCGTACGAAAACCTCGAAGTTTTTCGATTACTGATATATCAGACACATACATATATTTAATAAATAATCCAATGAGTCTTTCAATCTTTATTCAAGTCCTCGACGCATTTTTTCAGCAATGAGTGTGTTGTTGAGTACCATCGTAATAGTCATTGGGCCAACGCCACCCGGAACTGGTGTAATAGCCCCTGCAATATCTTTAACTTCGTCGTATTCAACGTCTCCTTTAAGTTTACCGTTTTCATCAGGTGTATTTCCGACATCAATCACGACCGCGCCCTCTTTGACATCGTTTTTTGTTACCATACCTGGGCGACCTACTGCACTAACGATGACATCAGCATTTTTAAGATGTTCACTTATATTCTGACTACGTGAATGCAATACAGTAACAGTTGCATTTTTTTGAGTGAGTAGTTTGGCAACGGGTTGGCCAACAATGTGACTACGGCCAATCACGACCGCGTTCTTTCCTTCTAAATCAATGTCAGCATGTTTTAGTAATTCCATCACACCTAATGGCGTACATGGAATCAGTTTAGCTTGATCTAAATATAAGCGTCCAATGTTAATCGGGTGAAATCCATCTACATCTTTAGCAGGATCAATAGCATCTAATACTTTTTGTTCATCAACTTGATCAGGTAGGGGCACTTGAACTAATATGCCGCTAACGCTTTCATCTTTATTTAAACGCTCTAACTCTTTTAATACGTCTTTTTCAGGTGTATCTTCATCTAAATGAATGACTTCTGAAATCATTCCAATTTTTTCTGCTGCTTTCTTTTTAGAACGAACGTAGCTTTGGCTTGCACCGTCATTACCTACAAGTATAACTGAAAGCTTAGGTGTATAACCTTGTTTTGTTAATTTCTCCACTTCATCTTGTAACCCTTGACGGTAATCCTTAGCGATTTGTTTACCATCTAAAATTTTTACACTCATAATGAAATTATCCTCCTTTGATTAGAACGAACTTTACGAATGGTACATTTTGAATTATACCAATTTTACGCCAAAATACGAAATATAATATCATTTTATGGAATAAAGTTCGATTTTTGCGTTGAAAAAAGCATGCAACCTTGTTATGCTATACCTGTAATATACATCGAGTAATCATGAAATTTCAAATTTTTGAAAGGGTGTTCATAAGTGAAGGTAGCAGTCATTATGGGAAGTTCTTCAGATTGGGATGTGATGCGTGAAGCTTGTGAAATGTTAGATGAGCTAAGGGTTGATTACGATAAAAAAGTCGTATCTGCCCACCGAACGCCACATATGATGGTTTCGTTTGCCACTGAAGCACGTCAAAATGAATATTCTATTATCATTGCAGGAGCAGGAGGAGCAGCGCATTTGCCTGGTATGGTAGCCTCAATGACGACATTACCTGTAATAGGGGTGCCGATTGAATCTAAAAGTTTAAAAGGACTTGATTCGTTATTATCTATAGTACAAATGCCAGGTGGTATTCCAGTAGCTACCACAGCAATTGGTAAAGCAGGTGCTAAAAATGCAGGCATTTTAGCTGCTCGTATGATAGGTATGACAGACCAAACTGTACAACGCAACTTAGAAACTTACGAAGCATCATTAGTAGATAAGGTGGAGGCTATGCAAGATGAACTTCGATAAACTAAAATTCGGACAAACGATTGGCATTATTGGAGGGGGACAACTCGGCAAAATGATGGCACAATCAGCTCAAAAAATGGGTTTTCGTGTCATTGTTTTAGATCCGGATCCAGATTGTCCGTGCCAATATGTTGCACATCAGTTTATAGAAGCGGCGTATGATGATATAGAGGCGCTAAATCAGTTAGGTGAATTGTCTGATGTCATTACTTATGAATTTGAAAATATTGCAGCAGAACAGCTTAAACATTTAGTTGAGGCATACAATGTGCCTCAAGGTTCTCAGGCTATACAACTTTTGCAAGATCGTTTAACAGAAAAACAATCACTCCAAGATGCGGGGGCTCATGTCGTACCATTTGAACAAGTGACTAGTCAACAAGATTTAGAACAAGTGATTCAAAATCTTGGATATCCATTTATGATTAAAACGCGATTTGGTGGATATGATGGTAAAGGACAAATATTAGTACGTTCTGAAGCAGAATTGGAAGAAGCAACTCAATTGGTTATGCGTGAAGAATGTGTTGCTGAACAATTTTTAGAGTTACATCAAGAAGTTTCGCTTACAGTTACCGTTGGACAAAATCAACAAACGGTATTTTTCCCATTGCAAGAAAATGAACATCGTGATCAAATTCTATTTAAAACAATCGTGCCAGCACGTTCTAATCAAGAAAAGCGTGCTCGTCAAGAAGTTGAGAAAATTATCAATGCGATTCATTTTATAGGAACATTTACGGTAGAATTCTTTATTGATCAAAATCAAAATCTCTATGTGAATGAGATAGCACCTAGACCACACAATTCCGGACATTATTCTATAGAAGCTTGTGATTATTCACAATTTGATACTCATATTTTAGCAGTCACAGGACAGCAATTACCTACGCAAATCGAATTACTCAAGCCTGCTGTTATGATGAATTTACTTGGCAAAGACTTGGATTTACTTGAAGATGTGTTTCATGAACATCCAGAATGGCATATCCATATTTATGGTAAACATGAGCGTAAAGCGTCAAGAAAAATGGGACATATGACCATTCTTACTCATAATGTTGAACAAACTGAACAACTGATGCTAGAAACGTTTGAAGGGAGAGACTAATAAATGAGCTTATTGTATGAAGGCAAAGCAAAACGTGTTTATACAACAGATGAATCTCACCAATTAAGAATAGAGTATAAAGATGAAGTAACAGCTGGCAATGGCGCCAAAAAAGATCAAATGGTTGGAAAAGGACGATTAAATAACCAAATCACATCTAAGATTTTTGAATATATTAAAAATGAAGGTGTTAGCAGTCATTTTATTAAGCAGCTATCTGAAACAGAACAGCTTGTAAAGGCGGTTGAGATTATACCTTTAGAAGTTGTAGTGAGAAATGTTGCGGCTGGATCAATTACAAAACGTCTAGGTTTTCAAAAAGGCGAAACTTTCGAACAACCGCTTGTAGAGTTCTTTTATAAAAATGATGATTTAAATGATCCACTGATTACAGAAGACCATATTAAATTGCTTAATATTGCAACTGACAAAGAAATTGTAACGATTAAAGAAAAGGCTTTACAAGTGAATACTGCGTTAGTGAAATTAATGGATGAAATGGGGCTATTACTAGTTGATTACAAAATCGAATTTGGCAAAGACGAACAAGGTCAAATTTTATTAGCTGATGAAATTTCACCTGATACATGTCGTATTTGGGATCGACAAACAAAAGAAAATTTTGATAAAGACGTATACCGAGAAGAAACAGGTTCATTAATCGAAACATACCAAACATTTTTAAATAAATTGGAGGCACTTTAATTATGAAAACGATTGAATTACATGTCACTTTACAACCACAAGTATTAGATACACAAGGTCAAGCGCTAAACAGAGCTGTACATGACTTAGGATATAAACAAGTGAATGATATTCGCGTTGGGAAAGTTCTGTATATGACTATTGATGAAGCAACAGACGAAGCTGTTCATAACGTTGTGACAACTTTGAGTGAAAAATTATTTGCGAATACTGTTATCGAAGAGTATAGTTACAAAGTTTTGGATGAAAAGGAGAATGCATAAAATGAAATTTGCTGTCCTTAGATTCCCTGGATCTAACTGTGACCGTGATATGTATAATGCTGCAGTTAAATCAGGTGTAGAAGCAGAATATGTTGATTATAGAACTGAATCTTTAAAAGGTTTTGATGGTGTTCTTATTCCAGGAGGATTCTCTTTTGGGGATTACTTGCGCTCTGGTGCTGTTGCTAGCGTAGCCCCAGTAATAAAAGAAGTCAAACGTTTGGCAGATGAAGGTAAGCCGGTATTAGGTGTATGCAATGGGTTCCAAATTTTAACGGAAATTGGTTTATTGCCAGGTGCTTTGCTTCATAATGATTCTCATTTATTTGTAAGCCGAAATGAAGTCCTAAGTATAGTCAATAACCAAACGCCTTTTACAAGATTATATGATGAAGGCGAAAAAGTTGTATATCCTGTTGCCCATGGTGAAGGGCATTATTATTGTACCGATGAAATATACGACCATTTGGTAAAAAACAATCAAATTATTTTGAAATATACAGACAACCCGAATGGTTCATATGATGATATTGCTGGTATTGTCAATGAAAAAGGAAATGTATGTGGGATGATGCCACATCCAGAGCGTGCTTTAGAGAAAATTTTAGGAACTGATAGTGGTGTTAAACTATTTGAATCAATGGTGAAAAGCTGGAGGGAACAAAATGCCTAAATTTTTAGAACCGACTGCAGAAGAGGTCAAAATCGAGAAACTTTATCGTGATATGGGATTGAGCGATTCGGAATTTGAAAAAGTACAAGCGATTTTAGGTCGAGATCCAAATTTTACTGAAATTGGTATTTTTTCGGTAATGTGGAGTGAGCATTGTTCGTATAAACACTCTAAGCCTTTTTTGAAACAATTTCCAACTACTGGTGAACATGTTTTGATGGGACCTGGTGAAGGTGCAGGCGTTGTCGATATTGGCGATCAACAAGCGGTAGTATTTAAAGTTGAATCTCACAATCATCCGTCAGCAATTGAGCCATATCAAGGTGCGGCAACAGGTGTAGGTGGTATTATTCGCGATATCGTATCAATTGGTGCTAGACCTATTAATTTATTAAATAGTTTGCGTTTTGGTGAGTTAACAGAAAAGACGAATCGTCGTTTATTACGTGGTGTAGTTGCGGGTATCGGTGGTTATGGCAATTGTATTGGTATTCCAACAACAGCTGGAGAAATAGAATTCGATGAGCGCTATGATGGTAATCCATTAGTTAATGCGATGTGTGTCGGCGTAATTGATCACGATATGATTCAAAAAGGAACTGCCAAAGGTGTTGGCAACTCAGTTATTTATGTTGGATTAAAAACTGGGCGAGACGGTATTCACGGTGCGACATTTGCTTCTGAAGAGTTAACAGAAGAGAGTGAAAGTAAACGTCCGTCGGTGCAAATTGGTGACCCATTCGTTGGTAAAAAATTGATGGAAGCTACACTTGAAGCAATCACTTATGATGAACTTGTAGGTATCCAGGATATGGGAGCGGCTGGTTTAACGTCATCATCATCAGAAATGGCGGCTAAAGGTGGAAGTGGAATTCATCTCGAGTTAGATCGAGTACCTGTGCGAGAAGAAGGCATTTCACCATACGAAATGATGTTGTCTGAAACACAAGAACGCATGCTACTTGTTGTGGAAAAAGGGACAGAACAAAAGTTTTTAGATTTATTTGAAAAATATGAATTAGATAGTGCTGTGATTGGCCAAGTTACGGATAATGACCGTTTTCTTTTAACATATGAAGGAGAAGTTTTTGCTGATATCCCTGTTGAACCCCTTGCAGATGAAGCGCCAGTGTATGTTTTAGAAGGGGAAGAATTAGAACACAACAAGCCAGCTCATAACTATGATGATGTTAACGTTGAAGATGTGTTTGATCGTCTTTTAACACACCCTACAATTGCGTCCAAACGTTATTTATATAGTCAGTATGATCAACAAGTT from Staphylococcus felis harbors:
- the purL gene encoding phosphoribosylformylglycinamidine synthase subunit PurL, which encodes MPKFLEPTAEEVKIEKLYRDMGLSDSEFEKVQAILGRDPNFTEIGIFSVMWSEHCSYKHSKPFLKQFPTTGEHVLMGPGEGAGVVDIGDQQAVVFKVESHNHPSAIEPYQGAATGVGGIIRDIVSIGARPINLLNSLRFGELTEKTNRRLLRGVVAGIGGYGNCIGIPTTAGEIEFDERYDGNPLVNAMCVGVIDHDMIQKGTAKGVGNSVIYVGLKTGRDGIHGATFASEELTEESESKRPSVQIGDPFVGKKLMEATLEAITYDELVGIQDMGAAGLTSSSSEMAAKGGSGIHLELDRVPVREEGISPYEMMLSETQERMLLVVEKGTEQKFLDLFEKYELDSAVIGQVTDNDRFLLTYEGEVFADIPVEPLADEAPVYVLEGEELEHNKPAHNYDDVNVEDVFDRLLTHPTIASKRYLYSQYDQQVGANTIIKPGLQASVVRVEGTNKAIASTIDGEARYVFNDPYEGGKMVVAEAYRNLIAVGAKPLAMTDCLNYGSPEKKHIYQQLIDSTRGMAEACEALATPVVSGNVSLYNETRTSSIFPTPVVGMVGLIEDIDYLNDFTPRAGDRLFVIGDTKDNYGGSQIEKLLYSQVNHEVEHVDLSEEAKKGEAIRDAIRKGTISHVQTVGKGGLLMTLARMSAYYQLGIEANVDLSNAQLFSETQGRYVVAVKEGQTFDIENATEIGKLTESDEFKVVAQTHTIERRTSELKQNWEGAIESCMTSVD